Proteins found in one Chloroflexota bacterium genomic segment:
- a CDS encoding NAD(P)H-dependent oxidoreductase subunit E, protein MADDALRARIVRAVTEQPQPTVTVLSSLLAVEDELGWIPPEAIEEVAARQAVTSNDVWAVASFYPNFRFTSPGAHMVEVCWGPTCHLLGAQQLLDRVHDALGLDGEGDTPDGAMTLRYNTCLGACSQAPVVSADHHLHGRTNADAVETLIAGLRGARSSFDFPQGEREDAPPSQPSPIKGEGDVAERFQALQQQAQAHVAELDSRTRIRVGVALCGHAAGALPVTEALRREASSRGLDASVHEVGCIGLCYAEPLVDVQSPGGPRVFYRNVTPEQVAGILDAVATGRWNDGGDVLGTLGESAIDGIARIEDWEQWRLQVRIATRNCGTVDPGDILEYMAAGGYGGLAKALAEMTQEELIEEVKASGLRGRGGAAFPTGVKWGFLQGSNRPNKYVLVNCEEGDPGAYNDKGLIESDPHTVVEGTIIAGRATGANYGYIFIRHGHDGPIDRAREAIRQAYEHGLLGEDILGSGFSFDMEVALTGDSYVAGEETALMEAIEGKRSMPRFRPPFPAQAGVWGNPSNINNVKTLAYVPELVRLGGEWFAGIGYERSKGTAILCLTGDVNYPGMYEVPFGLTLGQVVNDIAGGVATGGPVKLLQTGGPLGGVLGPDSLEITLDYELMSQAGAILGSGGIIVASDDVCAVDLAWNMVAFCQYESCGKCFPCRLGMTHLLDTLERIASNAGRAADPDLMRTIGKTMGMGSLCGHGQLGFNPISSSLRHFEEDFRVHLEEGRCPTGSCTARHHRPTRTSPEAVSGWYVEQGAGARGV, encoded by the coding sequence GTGGCAGACGACGCCCTGCGGGCCCGCATCGTGCGGGCCGTTACAGAACAACCGCAGCCCACGGTCACCGTGCTCTCTTCCCTATTGGCGGTCGAGGACGAGCTCGGCTGGATCCCCCCGGAGGCCATTGAGGAGGTCGCCGCGCGCCAGGCCGTCACGTCGAACGACGTCTGGGCCGTCGCGTCCTTCTACCCCAACTTTCGCTTCACTTCCCCCGGCGCCCACATGGTCGAGGTGTGCTGGGGGCCGACGTGCCACCTGCTGGGTGCGCAACAACTGCTCGACCGCGTCCACGACGCCCTGGGCCTGGATGGCGAGGGCGACACCCCCGATGGCGCGATGACCCTGCGCTACAACACATGCCTCGGCGCGTGCAGCCAGGCGCCCGTCGTGTCCGCCGACCACCACCTGCACGGCCGCACGAACGCCGACGCCGTCGAGACGCTGATTGCCGGGCTGAGGGGAGCCCGTTCATCCTTCGATTTCCCTCAGGGCGAACGGGAGGACGCACCCCCATCCCAGCCTTCCCCCATCAAGGGGGAAGGGGACGTGGCGGAGCGATTCCAGGCGCTGCAGCAGCAGGCGCAGGCGCACGTTGCCGAGCTGGATAGCCGCACGCGCATCCGTGTCGGCGTGGCGCTGTGCGGGCACGCGGCGGGGGCGCTGCCGGTGACGGAGGCGCTGCGGCGCGAGGCATCGTCGCGCGGGCTTGACGCGTCGGTGCACGAGGTCGGCTGCATTGGGCTGTGCTACGCGGAGCCGCTGGTGGACGTGCAGTCGCCCGGCGGGCCGCGCGTGTTCTACCGCAACGTGACACCGGAGCAGGTCGCGGGCATCCTCGACGCCGTGGCGACGGGCCGATGGAACGACGGCGGCGACGTGCTCGGCACCCTCGGCGAGAGCGCGATCGACGGCATCGCCCGCATCGAGGACTGGGAGCAGTGGCGGCTACAGGTGCGCATCGCGACGCGCAACTGCGGGACCGTCGATCCGGGCGACATCCTCGAGTACATGGCGGCGGGCGGGTACGGCGGGCTCGCCAAGGCGCTGGCAGAGATGACGCAGGAGGAGCTGATCGAGGAGGTCAAGGCGTCCGGCCTGCGCGGGCGCGGCGGCGCGGCCTTCCCCACCGGCGTCAAGTGGGGCTTCCTGCAGGGCTCCAACCGGCCCAACAAGTACGTGCTGGTGAACTGCGAGGAGGGCGACCCCGGCGCTTACAACGACAAGGGCCTCATCGAGAGCGACCCGCACACCGTCGTGGAGGGCACGATCATCGCGGGGCGGGCGACGGGCGCGAACTACGGCTACATCTTCATTCGCCACGGCCACGACGGCCCCATCGACCGCGCGAGGGAGGCCATCCGGCAGGCGTACGAGCACGGGTTGCTGGGCGAGGACATCCTCGGCTCCGGGTTCTCGTTCGACATGGAGGTTGCGCTGACCGGCGACTCCTACGTCGCGGGCGAGGAGACGGCGCTGATGGAGGCCATCGAGGGCAAGCGCTCCATGCCGCGGTTCCGGCCGCCCTTTCCGGCGCAAGCCGGCGTGTGGGGCAACCCGAGCAACATCAACAACGTGAAGACGCTGGCCTACGTGCCGGAGCTGGTCCGGCTGGGCGGCGAGTGGTTTGCGGGCATCGGCTACGAGCGCAGCAAGGGCACGGCCATTTTGTGCCTTACCGGCGACGTCAACTATCCCGGCATGTATGAGGTGCCGTTCGGCCTGACGTTGGGGCAGGTGGTGAACGACATCGCGGGCGGCGTTGCGACGGGCGGGCCGGTCAAGCTGCTGCAGACCGGCGGGCCGCTGGGCGGGGTGCTGGGGCCGGACAGCCTGGAGATCACGCTGGACTACGAGTTGATGTCGCAGGCGGGGGCGATCCTCGGGTCAGGCGGCATCATCGTGGCGTCAGACGACGTATGCGCGGTGGACCTGGCGTGGAACATGGTCGCCTTCTGCCAGTACGAGTCGTGCGGGAAGTGCTTCCCGTGCCGGCTGGGCATGACGCACCTGCTGGACACGCTGGAGCGCATCGCGTCGAACGCGGGGCGGGCGGCGGACCCGGACCTGATGCGCACCATCGGCAAGACGATGGGCATGGGGTCGCTGTGCGGGCACGGGCAGCTGGGGTTCAACCCCATCAGCTCGTCGCTGCGGCACTTTGAGGAGGACTTCCGCGTGCACCTGGAGGAGGGGCGGTGCCCAACGGGGAGTTGCACGGCGCGCCACCACCGGCCGACGCGGACGTCGCCGGAAGCGGTGTCCGGGTGGTATGTGGAGCAGGGCGCGGGGGCAAGGGGGGTCTAG
- a CDS encoding molybdopterin-dependent oxidoreductase, translating to MTEPIKLTIDGVEVEAKPGQTVLQAAIDNNVYIPYLCYWPGMKPYGACRMCCVEVEGGRGTPASCTLPVANGMVVNTLGSEIRGLRESVLELLLSEHPHGCLTCHRIELCGPQDICLRHVRVMDRCVVCPKNERCELKDTVRYVNVNLESPLAYNYRNLQIETGDPFYDRDYNLCIVCARCVRVCEEMRGDDAIAMIERSGTVLVGTSQGMSLLESGCEFCGACIDVCPVGALVERDHKWDKAVNVVKTTCTHCSVGCQVNLEVDRRGRVIRSIGDWESPVNTGQLCYMGKFGNEFVNSRRRLKTPMLRQHGELVEATWEQALEAIAERLPDYKGGAFSLLVSPRSTDQQAYLAGRFAREVMGTDNVDLSVDHRPELVEPLGRRLGIAAATGTVAELESAGCVLVVNANVTEEHNVAAIPIKKAHKAGGKLVVIDTREVELSRYADLWLRPYPGTERALVGGMLRVILDEGLQDDAFIAEHSGGLDALRESLAGYALDAVADATGVAADRIAAAARAFAQAGSAAVVYALDNVAQEERAPVTDALVNLALATGNVGKAASGMFPLRPGAASQGALDMGCSPGDAGLSAAQSLEAIAQGSVKAAMVLGDSVMFTPEAVHTLTHTDFLVVQAMFPSELTEAADVLLPMTSFAEEDGVVTSLDRWVLRRRAAIDPAGEARPSDALLTQLARRMGANGFGGHPSEVLEAIREAIPAYAVATDEALDAGGAQIPWSMPERAELTPLAPMRARDYDAPFLFAPGRVLALPEGEVEVVRSNGKNAIRREDALELHPDDASTMGVAPGDVIEVAANGHRIRGLARTTGPLRGVVSATVLFGELATALDQSADDDPMLRVPGLHVMPVQVAKA from the coding sequence ATGACGGAGCCCATCAAGCTCACTATAGACGGGGTTGAGGTCGAGGCGAAGCCGGGGCAGACGGTGCTGCAGGCGGCCATCGACAACAACGTGTACATCCCGTACCTGTGCTACTGGCCGGGCATGAAGCCCTACGGCGCGTGCCGGATGTGCTGCGTCGAGGTCGAGGGCGGCCGGGGCACGCCGGCGTCGTGCACGCTGCCCGTGGCGAACGGGATGGTGGTGAACACCCTCGGCAGCGAGATTCGCGGTCTGCGGGAGAGCGTGCTGGAGCTGCTGCTGTCGGAGCACCCGCACGGCTGCCTGACGTGCCACCGCATCGAGCTGTGCGGGCCGCAGGACATCTGCCTGCGCCACGTGCGCGTCATGGACCGGTGCGTGGTGTGCCCCAAGAACGAGCGGTGCGAGCTCAAGGACACCGTGCGTTATGTTAACGTCAACCTCGAATCGCCGCTGGCCTACAACTACCGGAACCTCCAGATAGAGACCGGCGACCCGTTCTACGACCGCGACTACAACCTGTGCATCGTCTGCGCGCGGTGCGTGCGGGTGTGCGAGGAGATGCGCGGCGACGACGCCATCGCGATGATCGAGCGGTCCGGCACGGTGCTCGTGGGCACGTCGCAGGGGATGTCGCTGCTGGAGTCGGGCTGCGAGTTCTGCGGCGCGTGCATCGACGTCTGCCCCGTCGGCGCGCTGGTTGAGCGCGACCACAAGTGGGACAAGGCGGTCAACGTGGTGAAGACCACGTGTACCCACTGCTCCGTCGGCTGCCAGGTCAACCTTGAGGTGGACCGGCGTGGGCGCGTGATCCGCTCCATTGGCGACTGGGAGTCGCCCGTCAACACGGGGCAACTCTGCTACATGGGCAAGTTCGGCAACGAGTTCGTGAACAGCCGTCGCAGGCTCAAGACCCCGATGCTGCGGCAGCACGGCGAGCTTGTGGAGGCGACGTGGGAGCAGGCGCTGGAGGCCATCGCAGAGCGGCTGCCGGACTACAAGGGCGGCGCGTTCTCGCTGCTGGTGTCACCGCGGTCGACGGACCAGCAGGCGTACTTGGCGGGCCGGTTCGCGCGGGAGGTCATGGGTACGGACAACGTCGACCTCTCCGTCGACCACCGGCCGGAGCTGGTGGAGCCGCTGGGCCGCCGGCTCGGCATAGCCGCCGCGACGGGGACCGTGGCAGAGCTGGAGAGCGCGGGCTGCGTGCTGGTTGTCAACGCCAACGTCACGGAGGAGCACAACGTCGCCGCCATTCCCATCAAGAAGGCGCACAAGGCGGGCGGCAAGCTGGTGGTCATCGACACGCGCGAGGTGGAGCTCTCGCGCTACGCGGACCTCTGGCTGCGGCCGTACCCCGGCACGGAGCGCGCGCTGGTGGGCGGTATGCTCCGGGTCATCCTGGACGAAGGACTGCAGGACGACGCGTTCATTGCCGAACACAGCGGCGGACTCGACGCGCTGCGGGAGTCGCTGGCTGGCTACGCGCTGGACGCCGTGGCGGACGCGACGGGCGTTGCCGCCGACAGGATCGCGGCGGCGGCGCGGGCCTTCGCGCAGGCGGGCAGCGCGGCAGTCGTGTACGCGCTGGACAACGTCGCGCAGGAGGAGCGCGCTCCGGTCACTGACGCACTGGTCAATCTCGCGCTGGCGACGGGCAACGTCGGCAAGGCTGCGAGCGGCATGTTCCCGCTGCGGCCCGGTGCCGCGAGCCAGGGCGCCCTCGACATGGGTTGCTCGCCGGGCGACGCCGGGTTGAGCGCGGCGCAGTCGCTGGAAGCGATCGCTCAGGGAAGCGTGAAGGCAGCCATGGTCCTCGGCGACAGCGTGATGTTCACGCCCGAGGCTGTCCATACCCTGACCCACACGGACTTCCTCGTGGTGCAGGCCATGTTCCCGTCGGAGCTGACGGAGGCCGCCGACGTGCTGCTGCCGATGACCTCCTTCGCGGAGGAGGACGGCGTGGTGACGAGCCTGGACCGCTGGGTCCTGCGCCGCCGCGCGGCCATTGACCCGGCCGGCGAGGCCCGTCCCAGCGACGCGCTGCTCACGCAGCTTGCGCGGCGCATGGGCGCGAACGGCTTCGGCGGGCACCCGTCGGAGGTGCTGGAGGCCATCCGCGAGGCCATCCCTGCGTACGCCGTCGCTACGGACGAGGCGCTTGATGCGGGCGGCGCGCAGATACCGTGGTCAATGCCGGAACGCGCCGAGCTGACGCCGCTCGCCCCGATGCGGGCTCGCGACTATGATGCTCCGTTCCTCTTTGCGCCGGGCCGGGTGCTCGCGCTGCCTGAGGGCGAGGTGGAGGTAGTGCGCAGCAACGGCAAGAACGCCATCCGCCGCGAAGACGCGCTGGAGCTGCATCCGGACGACGCCTCCACAATGGGCGTCGCGCCGGGCGACGTCATCGAGGTTGCGGCCAACGGGCACCGCATTCGCGGGCTTGCTCGGACGACAGGCCCACTGCGGGGCGTCGTGTCCGCGACGGTGCTGTTCGGCGAGCTGGCGACGGCCCTCGACCAGAGCGCGGACGACGACCCCATGCTGCGGGTGCCCGGCCTCCACGTCATGCCCGTGCAGGTGGCGAAGGCTTAG
- the priA gene encoding primosomal protein N': protein MAAQSERPLDRYAEIAVDAAVGPERTFTYAIPSGMLLHPGQPVLVPLLSRRVGGVVFALSDTTEIQGIRAVAGVQHPEPILAPHQLNLARWLSRETRCTLYEAAAAMLPPDFRRRLVRYLSLADSDADAQGDGGSVIAPAEGRVLEMLSRRGRVPQDAVESSLGAGAARSLRRLVRAGLVAEQWELSRQAARPAYSQRLRLAVAEDEAQRAAGGFPLTSRRLALLQQVLLEETLDAAQARKEFGADTVRRLVGLGLLAIEERRRVRDPLESYTPEREAPLSLTAEQADAVGHIVNSLRTGQPHTYLLHGPTGSGKTEVYLRALAACIAVGKRGMLLAPEISLTPQLVARLQSRFPGRVGLLHSGLSAGQHYDTWWRVREGGYDVLLGTRSAVFAPMPDLGLIILDEEHEWTYKQADMAPRYHARSTAMVLGRLTGATVALGSATPDLATYHAADRGILRSLSLRDRLRPGPDGSPRPVPLADVEVVDMREELKAGVRSIFSRSLSEALSETLGRGRQAILFLNRRGAAGTVQCRDCGHVLHCRSCSSPLTYHAEGDRLVCHQCGRRYRPGGACPRCRSPHIRYLGLGTQRVVQEVERTTGASALRWDRDAARERDAHRAIMERFSRGDAQVLVGTQMVAQGLHLPNVTLVGVVLADLGLYLPDFRAGERAFQLLCQVAGRAGRGDDPGRVVVQTYTPEHYAVQAGARQDYHAFYETEISLRRDLRNPPFSRLARFSFSHTNREYGASEARRFGTELQLALVQQGLTEVEIIGPAPGYPARVRGRYRWHVVLRLPPTPATDMPSLLSTLPVPPTWTVDVDPVTLA, encoded by the coding sequence ATGGCTGCGCAGTCGGAGCGGCCGCTCGATCGCTACGCTGAAATCGCTGTCGATGCCGCGGTAGGGCCTGAGCGCACGTTCACCTACGCGATCCCCTCTGGCATGCTTCTTCACCCCGGCCAGCCTGTGCTTGTCCCCCTCCTATCTCGCCGGGTTGGCGGCGTTGTCTTTGCGCTTTCCGACACCACCGAGATCCAGGGCATTCGCGCCGTGGCGGGCGTGCAGCACCCCGAGCCGATACTCGCGCCGCACCAACTCAATCTTGCGCGGTGGCTCAGCCGCGAGACGCGCTGCACACTCTACGAGGCCGCCGCCGCCATGCTTCCCCCCGATTTCCGCCGCCGTCTTGTGCGCTACCTCAGCTTGGCGGACTCGGATGCTGACGCGCAAGGAGACGGTGGCAGTGTCATCGCGCCGGCGGAGGGGCGCGTGCTGGAGATGCTGTCGCGACGGGGGCGCGTGCCGCAGGACGCGGTGGAGAGCTCGCTGGGGGCGGGGGCCGCGCGGTCGCTGCGGAGGCTGGTGCGAGCCGGGCTCGTCGCGGAGCAGTGGGAGCTGTCGCGGCAGGCGGCGCGGCCTGCGTACTCGCAGCGGTTGCGGCTGGCGGTAGCCGAGGATGAGGCGCAGCGGGCCGCCGGTGGCTTCCCGCTGACGTCGCGGCGGCTGGCGCTGCTGCAGCAGGTGCTGCTGGAGGAGACGCTGGACGCCGCGCAGGCCCGCAAGGAGTTCGGGGCCGACACGGTGCGGCGGCTCGTCGGGCTTGGGCTGCTGGCGATCGAGGAGCGGCGGCGGGTGCGCGACCCCCTGGAAAGCTACACGCCGGAGCGCGAGGCGCCGCTGTCGCTGACCGCCGAGCAGGCGGACGCCGTGGGGCACATCGTCAACAGCCTGCGCACGGGGCAGCCGCACACGTACCTCCTTCACGGGCCGACCGGCAGCGGCAAGACGGAGGTCTACCTGCGCGCGCTGGCCGCCTGCATCGCGGTTGGGAAGCGGGGGATGCTGCTGGCGCCGGAGATCTCGCTGACGCCACAGCTCGTCGCGCGGCTGCAGTCGCGGTTCCCGGGGCGCGTCGGGCTGCTGCACAGCGGGCTGTCGGCGGGCCAGCACTATGACACGTGGTGGCGCGTTCGCGAGGGCGGCTATGACGTGCTGCTGGGCACTCGGAGCGCCGTCTTCGCGCCGATGCCGGACCTCGGGCTGATCATCCTGGACGAGGAGCACGAGTGGACATACAAGCAGGCCGACATGGCCCCTCGCTACCACGCCCGCTCGACGGCGATGGTGCTTGGGCGGCTGACGGGCGCGACGGTGGCGCTCGGCAGCGCGACGCCGGACCTGGCCACCTACCACGCCGCCGACCGGGGCATCCTCCGGTCGCTCTCGCTCCGTGACCGGCTGCGACCGGGGCCCGACGGTTCCCCGCGGCCCGTGCCGCTCGCCGATGTCGAGGTCGTCGACATGCGGGAGGAGCTGAAGGCCGGGGTTCGCAGCATCTTCAGCCGCTCGCTGAGCGAGGCGCTGTCGGAGACGCTCGGGCGCGGGCGGCAGGCGATCCTGTTTCTGAACCGTCGCGGGGCCGCCGGGACCGTGCAGTGCCGCGATTGCGGGCACGTGCTGCACTGCCGCAGCTGCTCGTCGCCTCTGACGTACCATGCCGAGGGCGACCGGCTGGTGTGCCACCAGTGCGGGCGGCGCTACCGGCCGGGCGGCGCGTGCCCTCGATGCCGGAGCCCGCACATCCGCTACCTGGGGCTGGGCACGCAGCGGGTGGTGCAGGAGGTCGAGCGGACGACGGGGGCGTCGGCGCTGCGGTGGGACCGGGACGCCGCCCGTGAGCGGGACGCGCACCGCGCCATCATGGAGCGGTTCTCCCGCGGCGACGCGCAGGTGCTGGTGGGCACGCAGATGGTGGCGCAGGGGCTGCACCTGCCGAACGTGACGCTGGTCGGCGTAGTGCTGGCGGACCTGGGCCTGTACCTGCCCGACTTCCGGGCTGGCGAGCGGGCCTTCCAGCTACTGTGCCAGGTTGCGGGCCGCGCGGGCCGGGGCGACGATCCGGGCCGGGTGGTGGTGCAGACGTACACGCCGGAGCACTACGCGGTGCAGGCCGGCGCCCGGCAGGACTACCACGCCTTCTACGAGACGGAGATCTCGCTGCGGCGGGACCTGCGGAACCCTCCATTCTCGCGGCTGGCGCGGTTCAGCTTCTCGCACACCAACCGCGAGTACGGGGCGAGCGAGGCGCGGCGCTTCGGGACGGAGCTGCAGCTTGCGCTCGTCCAGCAGGGGCTTACGGAGGTGGAGATCATCGGGCCGGCGCCGGGCTACCCTGCTCGCGTGCGGGGGCGCTACCGGTGGCACGTCGTGCTGCGCTTGCCGCCGACGCCGGCGACGGACATGCCGTCGCTGCTCTCAACGCTGCCGGTGCCGCCGACGTGGACGGTGGACGTGGACCCGGTGACGCTGGCGTAG
- a CDS encoding DUF3500 domain-containing protein: MTGKVMDPHHRLEHQSGSELRSPLCYRVQSDDLLIEYDCTQNDANHTHSVLRNPRGDFGTDPLALHYAESHHHP; this comes from the coding sequence CTGACTGGGAAGGTCATGGATCCCCACCATAGGCTTGAGCATCAAAGTGGGTCGGAGCTCCGCTCGCCGCTCTGCTACCGCGTCCAGTCCGACGACCTCCTCATCGAGTACGACTGCACGCAGAACGACGCCAACCACACCCACAGCGTCCTGCGAAACCCAAGAGGAGACTTCGGCACAGACCCCCTGGCCCTCCACTACGCAGAATCCCACCACCACCCGTAG
- a CDS encoding DUF998 domain-containing protein yields the protein MGKRLIITALILLYVTVVFGGASLKADYSHIGQYISELNATGSEWSWHIGYLGFLPLGLLGLFMLVTVARITQLTGIGLMGMWLLSGEPIAYLGSAFAPCDLGCPSTGSISQNVHNLLSVFTLLMTTLGLVLLSLNKNLAPHRRAGWVLLAAVFITLYMLALAPDFDPWRGLLQRLAEGILYGSLCLVSWRLLAASSEEQYHELGGATADWEGHGSPP from the coding sequence ATGGGTAAGCGTTTGATCATCACTGCGCTCATCCTGCTTTACGTGACGGTGGTGTTCGGTGGCGCATCACTGAAGGCCGACTACAGTCATATTGGTCAATACATTAGCGAACTCAATGCCACAGGTTCGGAATGGAGCTGGCACATCGGCTATTTGGGGTTTTTGCCCCTCGGCCTGCTTGGCCTTTTCATGCTGGTCACGGTTGCTCGAATTACACAACTGACCGGTATTGGCTTAATGGGCATGTGGTTGCTTTCCGGCGAACCGATCGCTTACCTTGGCTCGGCGTTTGCTCCTTGTGATCTAGGTTGTCCAAGTACCGGCAGTATTTCCCAAAATGTCCACAATCTCTTGAGCGTGTTCACACTTCTCATGACCACGTTGGGATTGGTGCTTCTGTCGCTCAACAAGAACCTTGCGCCCCACAGACGAGCGGGCTGGGTGTTGTTGGCCGCGGTCTTTATCACCCTTTACATGCTGGCGCTTGCACCCGACTTCGACCCGTGGCGAGGATTGCTACAGCGACTGGCAGAAGGGATCTTGTATGGAAGCCTGTGTCTCGTAAGTTGGCGACTGTTGGCTGCTTCAAGCGAAGAACAATACCATGAGTTAGGCGGGGCGACAGCTGACTGGGAAGGTCATGGATCCCCACCATAG
- a CDS encoding DUF3500 domain-containing protein: MEKVSALADTMAQAASEFLAALSPEQRSAGTFPFGDEEERRRWFYTPTPRAGLRLGDLAPRQQQKVWQLMATGLSERGYNYASLLTGMENVVDRSSNFPDRTYGDLPGTRLRDPANYFVAVFGTPGDESGWSWRIGGHHLSLHYTVRGGLVYPTPAFFGAEPARSLLPGGVGLRPLAAEEDAARELLALLSPEQLSRAVIAPVPPTDIVQTNRPQVEDGAMPPIGGPGPGGERLRTALGLTPELDDMVRYTLTPKGLPASAMDAAQRDALARLVRVYLDHLPDEIVDGYAPLLEPDSLQELHFAWAGSSEREAPHYYRVQSDDLLVEYDCTQNDANHTHSVLRNPRGDFGTDPLALHYAESHHHP, translated from the coding sequence ATGGAGAAGGTCTCGGCCCTCGCGGACACAATGGCACAGGCGGCGTCCGAGTTCCTCGCCGCGCTGTCCCCCGAGCAGCGCAGCGCCGGGACGTTCCCCTTCGGCGACGAGGAGGAGCGCCGGCGCTGGTTCTACACGCCCACCCCGCGCGCGGGCTTGCGCCTCGGCGACCTTGCCCCCCGACAGCAGCAGAAGGTCTGGCAGCTCATGGCGACGGGGCTCAGCGAGCGCGGCTACAACTACGCGTCGCTGCTCACGGGCATGGAGAACGTCGTTGACCGCTCGTCGAACTTCCCGGACCGCACCTACGGCGACCTGCCGGGCACCCGCCTGCGCGACCCCGCCAACTACTTCGTCGCCGTCTTCGGCACGCCCGGCGATGAGAGCGGCTGGAGCTGGCGCATCGGCGGCCACCACCTGAGCCTCCACTACACCGTGCGCGGCGGCCTCGTATACCCGACGCCCGCCTTCTTCGGCGCCGAGCCCGCACGCTCGCTGCTTCCCGGCGGCGTCGGTCTGCGCCCGCTGGCCGCCGAGGAGGACGCCGCCCGAGAGCTCCTCGCCCTCCTGTCACCCGAGCAGCTCTCGCGGGCCGTCATCGCGCCCGTGCCGCCAACCGACATCGTCCAGACCAACCGCCCGCAGGTCGAGGACGGCGCCATGCCCCCCATCGGCGGCCCCGGCCCCGGCGGCGAGCGCCTCCGCACGGCCCTCGGCCTCACCCCCGAGCTCGACGACATGGTCCGCTACACCCTCACGCCCAAGGGCCTGCCCGCCAGCGCCATGGACGCCGCCCAGCGCGACGCCCTCGCGCGCCTCGTCCGCGTCTACCTCGACCATCTGCCGGATGAGATCGTCGACGGCTACGCGCCCCTGCTGGAGCCCGACAGCCTTCAGGAGCTGCACTTCGCGTGGGCGGGCTCGTCCGAGCGCGAAGCCCCCCACTACTACCGCGTCCAGTCCGACGACCTCCTCGTCGAGTACGATTGCACGCAGAACGACGCCAACCACACCCACAGCGTCCTCCGCAACCCAAGAGGAGACTTCGGCACAGACCCCCTGGCCCTCCACTACGCCGAATCCCACCACCACCCGTAG
- a CDS encoding carboxymuconolactone decarboxylase family protein: MTRIKPITDKAQLPPEQHHEWDAILAERGRVRGPFGVLLHSPGLSMGFLGSVANAHPHGVVSDALHELAILAVAYEDDAPYQWSAHVAPARAAGVSDAAIEAVRAGDDAGGLGEDERGVIELCRQLCRTNRVEQALFDELTARQGERWGIVMIATVGLYRYVAAVNNAFEIDVVEGDDQLPVRRGFHSGG, from the coding sequence ATGACGCGCATCAAGCCGATCACCGACAAGGCGCAGCTGCCGCCGGAGCAGCACCACGAATGGGACGCGATCCTGGCCGAGCGCGGGCGCGTCCGAGGGCCGTTTGGGGTGTTGCTCCACAGCCCGGGGCTCTCGATGGGCTTCCTGGGGAGCGTCGCCAACGCGCATCCCCACGGCGTGGTGAGCGACGCGCTGCACGAGCTCGCGATCCTGGCCGTCGCGTACGAGGACGACGCGCCGTACCAGTGGTCGGCGCACGTCGCGCCCGCTCGCGCCGCGGGGGTGAGCGACGCGGCGATCGAGGCCGTGCGCGCGGGCGACGACGCGGGCGGCCTCGGCGAGGACGAGCGCGGGGTCATCGAGCTGTGCCGTCAGCTATGCCGCACGAACCGCGTCGAGCAGGCGCTGTTCGACGAGCTGACGGCGCGGCAGGGCGAGCGGTGGGGGATCGTGATGATCGCGACCGTTGGCCTCTACCGGTACGTGGCCGCCGTCAACAACGCCTTCGAGATCGACGTGGTCGAGGGTGACGACCAGTTGCCGGTGCGGCGGGGGTTCCACAGCGGGGGGTAG